ACTGATATTTGATTTAGATCGAATGGTGTTTCATAATCGGGTTTTCATTATTCATGATTCATTCAATTATCAGAGTCGTGGGATCTTTATGGATCCATCATTTTCATTGGTTAGGTATCAATGGATTTGAGGTCGTTATCGCTTTCTTTCATctcatttcttttaatcttttattattttttgttagcGCACACAATTTGAGGAAAACTAGGAGTGAATGTTATGGAACGGGTTTCATCTTTCTAGTGGAATTAATTAGAATATCTTCACTATACTCATTTATTGCATGTTAGAAATTCTATTAGATAAGGCCATAAATCTTTGATTCCTATTGATGTTAATTATCCTTGGCCATTTAGTAGGACTACTTTAGTTGACAGGGTATACCGGTACATTTGATCATGTTACCAATTATTGCTATCatcattttctatttctttcttcttacgTGCTTACGTCTCATCAAACTCACATCACACTAGAAAAgcaaaaaagttttaaattgcTTTTTGTATTTGGAcctgttatttgttttaattattttagctCTATGATTTAATTAAGAAGACAAATTTGAAATGGATGTCTGCATTTATTTGCTGACTGCAATCTCCTTCCTTTTTTGCAGGTTAATCTTTGAAGCAGTTATCAGGGGGTCAATTTCTGACAAACTGTGTTAGGAAGCTGGACCATGCTATCTAGTTTGAACTGTTGGGGTTGCTAGTTTAAGTGTTGTTTTGGGTGGTAAATTTGGTGCCTCATGTCTGGTGAAACAAGATCTGTGTTTTGATCAGTTTCAGTTCATAACTTAGCcgtgaaaaatatatttggatttGCATTACTTTCATAAATGTCGAGGGGAAGATCTGATGGATCGCAAAAGAAGCGTATAGTTGCTTATGCTTGTGGCGTGGCAATCTTTATCGGATTCTTGTATGTGTACCAAGGATCCATCTTTGGTTCTCAGAAGGTTAGTTCATCTGCACTTGAATATGGAAGCAAGTCATTGAAAAGACTTGGGGTATCATATTTGGGCACAGATGATGCTTCTGATAGCAAGCAAGAGGATTCTTCACCAAGGATTGGGCTGGGAGATGGTGAGGATGATATTATACCGAAGAGTTTCCCTGTAAGTGTTTGTGCAAGCTAATACTCAAGTCAgatttctctctgttttttcaTTAACACTCCTTTTTGGTTCTGAGCTTGCACTTTATGACCCTGCTATTATATATCATGAAGAGTTATTTTGGTTCTATATTCtagttgttttaatttagttgctTACGGTttacaaaacaatattaatagtTCGTAGACCAATACGTAACTACACATATTATCAAGTTACTAATAAACAATGCAGGTCCATTGATACGAGAAAACTTGAACAAAACTAATAGCAAACTCAAGCAACTGAGGTCTtgattacataattaaaataaaatttgtagttTCATGGTATAATCAAGAGAGCACAGCCTCGCCATAGTGAAAgaggtaaaattaaaattttcattattttcctcACCATATTTAGGTTCTATTTCTTGGTCTCTGATGAGATACATTCACCACATGTATTGTAAAGGTTATCTAAGTCAGTATATTTTTAACCTCCATCTACTTGAAGGTGGTTCATTTCATATCAACAAGATAGTGGAATTCATAACATTTCTGTATTTGTAGGTTTGTGATGATAGTCATTCGGAGTTGATTCCTTGTCTAGACAGACATCTTATCTATCAATTGAGATTGAAGCTGGATCTTTCTTTGATGGAACATTATGAGAGACACTGTCCTCCTCCAGAGAGGAGATACAATTGTTTGATTCCTCCTCCGGCAGGATATAAGGTAAAGAGCATACTGAGAGTAGATGTGATTTGCAACTTTATTTCCTTGTCGATACATTTATATTGTGTTTGCCAATGGCAAACAATTGTTGTTTCTTTGGTGTTGCAGATCCCTATAAAGTGGCCAGAGAGCAGAGATGAGGTATGGAAAGCAAACATACCACACACTCACCTTGCACATGAGAAATCTGACCAGAACTGGATGATCGTAAAAGGTGAAAAGATAGTGTTTCCTGGAGGAGGGACACATTTTCATAAAGGAGCTGACAAGTACATTGCATCAATTGCAAATGTAAGGCTTACTGgtatatgtattattttctaCAATTGGTAGCATCATTGGACTTTATGCATGTTATGCCGTTTGCCTTCGTTTGATTGACAGAAATGTGATCTATAAGCTAAAGGGCTTTCCACTACCATGTTCCACAGTGTTTATTGTTTGGTGCATTCTGATTACTAAAATTCACGTTACGGGTCTCACAGTGAGTTTGTATTGACAGATGCtcaatttttcacaaaatattcttaataatGAAGGAAGACTGCGGACAGTTCTTGATGTTGGATGTGGTGTTGCGAGTTTTGGAGCTTATCTTCTTTCATCTGATATCATTGCAATGTCCTTGGCACCCAATGATGtgcatcaaaatcaaattcaatttgcTCTAGAGAGAGGAATTCCTGCATATCTTGGTGTCTTGGGAACCAAGAGACTCCCTTACCCTAGCAGATCTTTTGAGCTTGCACATTGTTCTCGGTGCCGAATCGACTGGCTTCAGAGGGATGGAATACTACTCCTTGAGCTAGACCGATTGCTTAGGCCAGGAGGTTACTTTGCATACTCATCTCCAGAAGCATATGCTCAGGATGAAGAGGATAGAAGGATATGGAGAGAAATGAGTGCCCTTGTGGGACGTATGTGTTGGAGAATTGCTGCCAAGAGGGACCAGACTGTCATCTGGCAAAAACCTATTACAAATGAATGTTATATGGAGAGAGAACCCGGCACTCGCCCTCCTCTTTGCCAGTCTGATGACGACCCAGATGCAATTTGGGGAGTAAATATGGAAGCTTGCATCACACCTTACTCTGACCGTGGGTACCTTCTTATCTTCTATTTAGGatatatgatgttttttttgcattttatttctATGCCCTGTATAcatattatagttatttttattttactagaAATATATTGTTGCTTTGcttcttttggtttttctgaaaattgtatattttttctatGGTATCATGAGCCATACCACAAATGTCTTCGCTTTCTTTTATTGCTATTTTAGTTTATCTCCTAAATGAATGTGATGGCCCTGTTAATGAGCTTCCACTTGGTTTGGTAATATTAAATTATGGGAACTTATAATAAATTGTAGACACTTAATGACCATTTTGATTAGTTGTTTCATCTTCATCTCCCCTAATTAGATTGAGCAGTATTCTCTGCGTTCAATATCCAAAAGGTGATTTGATTGGCATGTGATTgtgagaaaaagagaggaagaagggaaagaGTGAAAACATTGACATACATGGTTGTTTATTTTTAGAGAATGGCCTAATAAGAAACTATAGTATTATGGTAATGTATTAGATATTTACtgaattaaagtaaattagactAAGCAGTGGTCGCTCCCCCTTTTATATTGAAGAGGAATATGTTTACTTAGGCCAACATATTCATCTCGGCTTCACTCACAGTACTCATTCGACACTCGTTATTTTCTATTGTTTTGTCCGTGGATTGCTTGAGCTGATACTGATGAGCTCGTTGTGAATGTTCCTAGCTAAGCATTATTCGaaatatttcagtttttttCCATCTTCTTAGCTACCGTTGGTGAACTTGTCCAGTTGCTTTGAGTGCATGCAACCTATGATAAATTATGATAACAACTTTTATTGAGGTTTAACCATTTTACTAGAGATGAGTTAGAAGGCCTTCACCTGATGAAACTTTCTGTTGATTTTATCAGATGACAACAAAGCCGGGGGTAGTGGATTAGCTCCGTGGCCTATGAGACTGACCTCTCCTCCTCCTAGATTAGCTGACTTTGGCTATTCaaatgaaaagtttgaaaagGATACGGTAATTGGAATTTCAATTTATTCTCTGGCTTGTTATAATTAAGTTCTTGTTCTTGTAAACAGCATATAAACTTTTGAACTAACAAGATACAATTAGATAAGTGTGCTATAGGCTTAACTCTTTCTTGTGGTGTAGGAACTATGGCAAGGAAGAGTTGAAAATTACTGGAATCTGGTGGGTCCTAAAATGTCACCAAAGATGGTGAGGAATGTGATGGACATGAAAGCAAACATGGGTTCATTTGCAGCTGCTCTCAGAGGCAAGGATGTTTGGGTGATGAATGTTGTACCACGTGATGGACCAAACACGCTAAAGATTATATATGACAGAGGCCTCATAGGGTCTATCCATGACTGGTATTACAACTGGTTCTCCTGAagcatatatt
This genomic interval from Vigna radiata var. radiata cultivar VC1973A chromosome 8, Vradiata_ver6, whole genome shotgun sequence contains the following:
- the LOC106772161 gene encoding probable methyltransferase PMT3; protein product: MSRGRSDGSQKKRIVAYACGVAIFIGFLYVYQGSIFGSQKVSSSALEYGSKSLKRLGVSYLGTDDASDSKQEDSSPRIGLGDGEDDIIPKSFPVCDDSHSELIPCLDRHLIYQLRLKLDLSLMEHYERHCPPPERRYNCLIPPPAGYKIPIKWPESRDEVWKANIPHTHLAHEKSDQNWMIVKGEKIVFPGGGTHFHKGADKYIASIANMLNFSQNILNNEGRLRTVLDVGCGVASFGAYLLSSDIIAMSLAPNDVHQNQIQFALERGIPAYLGVLGTKRLPYPSRSFELAHCSRCRIDWLQRDGILLLELDRLLRPGGYFAYSSPEAYAQDEEDRRIWREMSALVGRMCWRIAAKRDQTVIWQKPITNECYMEREPGTRPPLCQSDDDPDAIWGVNMEACITPYSDHDNKAGGSGLAPWPMRLTSPPPRLADFGYSNEKFEKDTELWQGRVENYWNLVGPKMSPKMVRNVMDMKANMGSFAAALRGKDVWVMNVVPRDGPNTLKIIYDRGLIGSIHDWCEAYSTYPRTYDLLHAWSVFSDIDKRGCSPVDLLIEMDRILRPTGFIFIRDKQAVIDFVKKYLTALHWEEVATADAGSDSDQDANEVILVVQKKLWLTSESFRNTE